The following proteins come from a genomic window of Flavobacterium eburneipallidum:
- the rplQ gene encoding 50S ribosomal protein L17 codes for MRHGKKFNHLSRQTAHRGSMLANMACSLIEHKRINTTVAKAKALKQFVEPLITKSKSDTTHNRRIVFGYLRSKYAVTDLFRDVAAKVGDRPGGYTRIIKVGNRLGDNADMAMIELVDFNELYNGGKKEVKKAKSRRGGKAKKADDVVEAPVAETEGPAAEPETPKEAAE; via the coding sequence ATGAGACACGGAAAAAAATTCAATCACTTAAGCAGACAGACTGCACATAGAGGTTCTATGTTGGCTAATATGGCTTGTTCTCTTATTGAGCACAAACGTATCAATACAACTGTTGCAAAAGCTAAAGCGCTTAAACAATTTGTTGAGCCATTAATTACAAAATCTAAATCTGACACGACTCACAACCGTCGTATCGTTTTTGGATACTTACGTAGCAAATATGCTGTAACTGATTTGTTCAGAGACGTAGCTGCTAAAGTAGGTGACCGTCCAGGTGGATACACTCGTATCATTAAAGTTGGAAATCGTTTAGGAGATAATGCTGATATGGCAATGATCGAATTAGTAGATTTCAATGAGCTTTACAACGGAGGTAAAAAAGAAGTTAAAAAAGCAAAAAGCCGTCGTGGTGGAAAAGCTAAAAAAGCAGATGATGTTGTTGAAGCTCCTGTGGCTGAAACAGAAGGTCCTGCTGCTGAACCTGAAACTCCAAAAGAGGCTGCTGAATAA
- the rpsD gene encoding 30S ribosomal protein S4 encodes MARYTGPSTRIARKFGEAIFGDDKAFEKRNYPPGQHGMAKKRGKKSEFAIQLMEKQKAKYSYGILEKQFRGLFKKASATKGVTGEVLLQLCEARLDNVVFRMGIAPSRRGARQIVSHRHVTVNGEVVNIPSYHLRPGDKVAVREKSKSLEAIERSLSNSSHVYEWITWNNELKEGTFVSVPARLQIPENIKEQLIVELYNK; translated from the coding sequence ATGGCAAGATATACTGGTCCTAGTACAAGAATCGCTCGTAAATTTGGCGAAGCAATTTTCGGAGACGATAAAGCATTCGAAAAAAGAAATTACCCTCCTGGACAACACGGGATGGCTAAAAAAAGAGGAAAAAAATCTGAATTTGCTATCCAATTAATGGAAAAACAAAAAGCTAAATATTCTTATGGAATTTTAGAAAAACAATTCAGAGGTTTATTCAAAAAAGCATCAGCTACTAAAGGTGTTACTGGTGAAGTTTTATTACAGTTATGTGAAGCAAGATTAGACAACGTAGTTTTTAGAATGGGTATTGCTCCTTCTAGAAGAGGTGCTCGTCAAATCGTTTCTCACAGACACGTAACCGTTAATGGTGAAGTGGTTAATATTCCTTCTTACCACCTTAGACCTGGTGATAAAGTTGCAGTTCGTGAAAAATCTAAATCATTAGAAGCTATCGAACGTTCTTTGTCAAATTCAAGTCATGTTTATGAATGGATTACTTGGAATAATGAATTAAAAGAAGGTACTTTCGTTTCTGTACCAGCTAGACTTCAAATTCCAGAAAACATTAAAGAACAATTAATCGTAGAGTTGTACAACAAATAA
- a CDS encoding peptidylprolyl isomerase, whose amino-acid sequence MLLKSIPMKFVTTKIALVFFLLLFSSSFAVAQEIIKESVVDTVKKVDTGKKLKVDGIIAKVGDYIILDSDIDKSYLEISSQGGSVKDITRCQMLGKLMEDKLYAHQAVQDSLKVTDAEVRTSMEERLNYMVEQIGSMEKVVKYYKKSSEEDFRTYFFDVLKEQKLTSEMQKKIVDAVEITPEEVRNFFKAIPKDELPVFGAEMEVAQIVITPKVSEAEKQKVINKLKEFKKEIQEGGSSFATKAVLYSQDPGSRATGGYYKMNRKTQFVKEFKEVAFSLAEGEISEPFETDFGFHIIYVEKIKGQDVELRHILLTPAVTSDDLKEAKDKITLIRKRIEDKEISFDKAAKTMSDEKETRTNGGVLINPRTQDTRFELTKMEPTLYSQISNLKENEISSPLLDEDQSGKKKYKLITVTNRINEHTADYAKDYTKIKELALKEKQIKAIGKWFDDKIKDTYIKINGEYRDCTFTNNWLKK is encoded by the coding sequence ATGCTTTTAAAATCAATACCAATGAAGTTCGTTACTACTAAAATTGCACTTGTGTTTTTTCTTTTGCTTTTTTCAAGCAGTTTTGCTGTAGCACAAGAAATAATAAAAGAAAGTGTAGTTGATACTGTCAAAAAAGTTGATACAGGCAAGAAGTTGAAAGTAGATGGTATTATTGCTAAAGTGGGAGATTACATTATTTTGGATTCGGATATTGATAAATCGTATTTAGAAATTTCAAGCCAAGGAGGTTCTGTTAAAGATATAACAAGATGCCAAATGCTAGGTAAATTAATGGAAGATAAATTGTATGCTCATCAAGCGGTACAAGATAGTTTGAAAGTTACGGATGCAGAGGTTAGGACTTCTATGGAAGAACGATTGAATTATATGGTGGAGCAAATAGGTTCTATGGAAAAAGTAGTAAAATATTATAAAAAAAGTTCAGAAGAAGATTTTAGAACCTACTTTTTTGATGTTTTAAAAGAACAAAAGTTGACCTCTGAAATGCAGAAGAAAATTGTTGATGCCGTAGAAATTACTCCAGAAGAAGTCCGTAATTTCTTTAAAGCCATACCTAAAGATGAGCTTCCTGTTTTTGGAGCAGAAATGGAAGTAGCACAGATTGTTATAACACCAAAAGTTTCGGAAGCCGAGAAACAAAAGGTGATTAATAAACTGAAAGAATTTAAAAAAGAAATTCAAGAAGGAGGTTCTAGTTTTGCTACTAAAGCTGTTTTGTATTCGCAAGATCCAGGTTCAAGAGCTACTGGAGGTTACTATAAAATGAACCGAAAAACACAATTCGTAAAAGAATTTAAAGAAGTAGCCTTTAGTCTTGCCGAAGGAGAAATTTCAGAACCTTTTGAAACTGATTTTGGTTTTCATATTATTTATGTAGAAAAAATTAAAGGTCAAGATGTCGAATTGCGTCATATTCTATTGACTCCTGCTGTTACTTCTGACGATTTGAAAGAAGCTAAAGATAAAATTACTTTGATTAGAAAGCGAATTGAAGATAAAGAAATTTCTTTTGATAAAGCTGCAAAAACCATGTCGGATGAAAAAGAAACCAGAACTAATGGTGGTGTTTTGATTAATCCAAGAACCCAAGATACTCGTTTCGAATTGACCAAAATGGAGCCTACTTTGTACAGTCAGATTTCCAATTTGAAAGAAAATGAAATTTCTTCGCCTTTGTTGGATGAAGATCAATCGGGTAAGAAAAAATACAAATTAATTACTGTAACCAATAGAATTAATGAGCATACCGCTGATTATGCCAAGGATTATACTAAAATAAAAGAATTGGCATTAAAAGAAAAGCAAATCAAAGCCATTGGGAAGTGGTTTGATGATAAGATTAAAGATACTTACATCAAAATTAACGGAGAATACAGAGATTGTACTTTTACAAATAATTGGCTTAAGAAATAG
- a CDS encoding AAA family ATPase yields the protein MSDVAAIQSLVHKRNELKKEIAKIIVGQDAVVDQILLCIFSGGHALLVGVPGLAKTLLVNTLAQALGLDFKRIQFTPDLMPSDILGSEILDETRHFKFIKGPIFSNIILADEINRTPPKTQAALLEAMQERSVTIAGHNYRLDLPYFVLATQNPIEQEGTYPLPEAQLDRFMFAIKLNYPSFKEEVQVVKRTTSDDKNSINPLFTAQEIIDFQHLIRRIPVADNVIEYAVSLVSKTRPDNALSNEFVKNYLDWGAGPRASQNLILAAKANAAFKGKFSPDIEDVKAVATGILRHRIIKNYKADAEGITEEMIIDKLM from the coding sequence ATGTCAGATGTAGCAGCTATACAGAGTTTAGTTCACAAAAGAAATGAACTAAAAAAAGAAATTGCAAAAATTATTGTGGGTCAAGATGCTGTCGTTGATCAAATTTTATTGTGCATTTTCTCTGGAGGACATGCACTTTTAGTAGGTGTTCCTGGTTTAGCCAAAACTTTGCTGGTAAACACGTTGGCTCAAGCATTGGGTTTAGATTTTAAAAGAATTCAGTTTACGCCAGATTTAATGCCTTCAGATATTTTAGGAAGCGAAATATTAGATGAAACCCGTCATTTCAAATTCATAAAAGGACCCATTTTTTCGAATATTATTCTAGCGGACGAAATCAATAGAACACCTCCAAAAACACAGGCGGCTTTGCTTGAAGCCATGCAGGAACGCTCTGTTACTATTGCAGGTCATAACTATAGATTAGATTTGCCTTATTTTGTATTAGCAACACAAAATCCAATTGAACAAGAAGGAACCTATCCTTTGCCAGAAGCACAATTAGACCGTTTCATGTTTGCTATAAAATTGAATTATCCTTCTTTTAAAGAAGAAGTTCAGGTGGTAAAAAGAACAACTTCTGATGATAAAAATTCAATTAATCCGTTGTTTACAGCTCAAGAAATTATAGATTTTCAGCATTTGATTCGCAGGATTCCTGTTGCGGATAATGTGATTGAATATGCGGTAAGTTTGGTTAGTAAAACTCGTCCAGATAATGCTTTGTCAAACGAATTTGTGAAAAATTATTTGGATTGGGGAGCAGGACCTAGAGCATCGCAAAATTTAATTTTGGCAGCCAAAGCCAATGCGGCTTTTAAGGGTAAATTTTCGCCAGATATTGAAGATGTAAAAGCAGTAGCAACTGGAATTCTTCGTCACAGAATTATTAAAAACTACAAAGCAGACGCAGAAGGAATTACCGAAGAAATGATTATTGATAAGCTGATGTAA
- the infA gene encoding translation initiation factor IF-1: MAKQSAIEQDGSIIEALSNAMFRVELENGHIVIAHISGKMRMHYIKLLPGDKVKLEMSPYDLSKARITYRY; encoded by the coding sequence ATGGCAAAACAATCAGCAATAGAACAAGACGGATCAATCATTGAAGCATTGTCAAATGCAATGTTCCGTGTTGAGTTAGAAAATGGACATATAGTAATTGCTCATATATCTGGAAAAATGCGTATGCATTACATCAAATTATTACCCGGTGATAAAGTGAAACTAGAAATGAGCCCTTACGATTTGTCAAAAGCAAGAATTACTTATAGATATTAA
- a CDS encoding DNA-directed RNA polymerase subunit alpha, with amino-acid sequence MAIFNFQKPDKVIMIDSTDFEGKFEFRPLEPGYGLTVGNALRRVLLSALEGYAITSVRIEGVDHEFSTISGVVEDVTEIILNLKQVRFKRQIEDIDNESVTISVTGKDQLTAGDFQKFISGFQVLNPELVICNLDPKIKLHFDLTIEKGRGYVPAEENKKQNAAIGTIFTDSIFTPVKNVKYAIENFRVEQKTDYEKLVFEIKTDGSINPKDALTEAAKVLIHHFMLFSDERITLEADEIAQTESYDEESLHMRQLLKTKLVDMDLSVRALNCLKAAEVDTLGDLVSFNKNDLMKFRNFGKKSLTELDELVAIKNLNFGMDLAKYKLDKE; translated from the coding sequence ATGGCAATATTTAATTTTCAGAAGCCCGATAAAGTTATCATGATTGATTCAACCGATTTTGAAGGTAAATTCGAATTTAGACCTTTAGAACCTGGTTACGGATTGACAGTTGGTAACGCACTTAGAAGAGTTTTGCTTTCAGCATTAGAAGGTTATGCAATCACATCGGTACGCATCGAAGGTGTAGATCATGAGTTTTCTACTATCTCAGGAGTTGTTGAAGACGTTACAGAAATTATTCTTAATCTTAAGCAAGTACGTTTCAAACGTCAAATCGAAGATATAGATAATGAATCAGTTACTATTTCAGTTACTGGTAAAGATCAATTAACAGCTGGTGATTTCCAGAAATTTATTTCAGGTTTCCAAGTTTTGAATCCAGAACTTGTAATCTGTAATTTAGATCCTAAAATCAAACTACACTTCGATTTAACAATCGAAAAAGGTAGAGGATATGTTCCTGCTGAAGAGAACAAAAAACAAAATGCTGCAATTGGAACTATATTTACTGACTCTATTTTTACTCCGGTAAAAAATGTTAAGTATGCTATTGAAAATTTCCGTGTAGAGCAAAAAACAGATTACGAAAAATTAGTTTTTGAAATTAAAACTGATGGTTCAATTAATCCAAAAGATGCCCTTACTGAAGCTGCTAAAGTTTTGATTCACCACTTTATGTTGTTCTCAGACGAAAGAATTACTCTTGAGGCTGACGAAATTGCACAAACAGAATCGTATGACGAAGAGTCATTACACATGAGACAATTGCTTAAAACCAAGCTTGTTGATATGGATCTTTCTGTAAGAGCATTAAATTGCTTAAAAGCTGCTGAAGTTGATACACTTGGAGATTTAGTATCTTTCAATAAAAATGACCTAATGAAATTCCGTAATTTCGGTAAAAAATCTTTAACGGAACTAGATGAACTAGTGGCGATTAAAAATTTGAACTTCGGAATGGATTTAGCAAAATACAAATTAGATAAAGAATAA
- the carA gene encoding glutamine-hydrolyzing carbamoyl-phosphate synthase small subunit, whose amino-acid sequence MKYTTRKSAILLLSDGTIFHGKSIGISGTTFGEVCFNTGMTGYQEIFTDPSYFGQIMVATNAHIGNYGVNDKEVESGDVKIAGLVCKNFSFNYSREDASGSLEDYFTKQNLICISDVDTRGLVSYIRDNGAMNSVICTDGTPIEELKAALAKVPDMKGLELASKVSTTEPYFYGDENATYKIAALDLGIKTNILRNFAKRDCYIKVFPYDSKYSDLAEFNPDGFFLSNGPGDPEPLTGVIEVAKEILANDKPLFGICLGHQIIGLANGISTYKMFNGHRGINHPVKNIITGRGEITSQNHGFAVNKEELDNNSDMEITHLHLNDGTVAGMRVKDKNCFSVQYHPEASPGPHDSSYLFDQFIENMKK is encoded by the coding sequence ATGAAATACACAACAAGAAAAAGCGCTATACTTTTATTAAGTGACGGAACCATTTTCCACGGAAAATCTATTGGAATTTCAGGAACTACTTTTGGCGAAGTATGCTTTAATACTGGTATGACGGGTTATCAGGAAATATTTACTGACCCATCTTACTTCGGACAAATTATGGTCGCTACTAATGCTCATATTGGAAACTACGGAGTAAATGACAAAGAAGTAGAATCAGGTGATGTAAAAATCGCAGGGTTAGTTTGTAAAAATTTCAGTTTCAATTATTCTCGTGAAGATGCTTCAGGAAGTTTGGAAGATTATTTTACCAAACAAAACTTGATCTGTATCTCTGATGTTGATACTCGTGGATTGGTAAGTTACATTCGCGACAATGGAGCAATGAACTCGGTAATTTGTACTGATGGAACTCCAATTGAAGAACTGAAAGCGGCTTTAGCAAAAGTTCCAGATATGAAAGGTTTGGAATTGGCTTCTAAAGTTTCTACCACCGAACCTTATTTCTATGGAGATGAAAATGCAACCTATAAAATAGCAGCTTTAGATTTAGGAATTAAAACTAATATCCTTCGTAATTTTGCCAAAAGAGATTGTTACATTAAGGTATTTCCTTATGATTCAAAATATTCAGATTTAGCTGAATTTAATCCAGATGGATTTTTCTTATCCAATGGGCCTGGTGATCCAGAGCCATTAACTGGGGTTATTGAAGTTGCCAAAGAAATTTTGGCTAATGATAAGCCTTTATTTGGTATTTGTTTAGGACACCAAATTATTGGTTTGGCAAATGGAATTTCTACTTATAAAATGTTCAACGGACACAGAGGAATTAATCATCCTGTGAAAAACATCATTACTGGAAGAGGAGAAATCACTTCTCAAAATCATGGATTTGCTGTAAATAAAGAAGAGTTGGATAATAATTCAGATATGGAAATTACACACCTTCATTTGAATGATGGAACTGTTGCAGGAATGCGAGTGAAAGACAAAAATTGTTTCTCTGTACAGTATCATCCAGAAGCAAGTCCAGGACCACACGATTCATCCTATTTGTTTGATCAATTTATTGAAAATATGAAAAAATAA
- the ykgO gene encoding type B 50S ribosomal protein L36, whose amino-acid sequence MKVRASVKKRSAECKIVRRKGRLYVINKKNPRFKQRQG is encoded by the coding sequence ATGAAAGTAAGAGCATCAGTTAAAAAAAGAAGTGCCGAGTGCAAGATTGTACGAAGAAAAGGCAGATTATACGTAATCAACAAAAAGAATCCTAGATTTAAACAAAGACAAGGATAG
- the rpsK gene encoding 30S ribosomal protein S11 translates to MAKATTKKRKVIVESTGEAHISATFNNIIISLTNKKGDVISWSSAGKMGFRGSKKNTPYAAQMAAEDCSKVALEAGLKKVKVYVKGPGNGRESAIRSLHNGGIEVTEIIDVTPMPHNGCRPPKRRRV, encoded by the coding sequence ATGGCTAAAGCAACTACAAAAAAACGTAAAGTTATCGTTGAATCAACGGGTGAAGCTCATATTAGTGCCACTTTTAACAACATCATTATTTCTTTGACAAATAAGAAAGGTGATGTTATTTCTTGGTCTTCTGCAGGTAAAATGGGTTTCAGAGGTTCTAAAAAGAACACTCCGTATGCAGCTCAAATGGCAGCAGAAGATTGCAGTAAAGTAGCGTTAGAAGCTGGACTTAAAAAAGTAAAAGTTTATGTAAAAGGACCAGGAAACGGACGAGAGTCTGCTATCCGTTCTTTGCATAACGGTGGAATTGAAGTGACTGAAATCATTGATGTTACTCCAATGCCTCACAACGGATGTCGTCCTCCAAAAAGACGTAGAGTTTAA
- the rpsM gene encoding 30S ribosomal protein S13, with protein sequence MARIAGVDIPKNKRGVIALTYIFGIGRSRAIEILEKAQVSQDTKVQDWNDDEIGAIRDAVSFFKIEGELRSEVSLNIKRLMDIGCYRGIRHRSGLPLRGQRTKNNSRTRKGKRKTVANKKKATK encoded by the coding sequence ATGGCAAGAATAGCAGGGGTAGATATCCCAAAAAACAAAAGAGGAGTTATCGCTTTGACCTACATTTTCGGAATAGGTAGAAGTAGAGCAATTGAGATTTTAGAGAAAGCTCAAGTTAGCCAAGATACAAAAGTGCAAGATTGGAATGATGACGAGATCGGAGCAATTCGTGATGCTGTATCATTTTTCAAAATTGAAGGTGAACTACGTTCAGAAGTTTCTTTAAACATTAAACGTTTAATGGATATTGGATGTTATAGAGGTATTCGTCATAGATCTGGTCTTCCATTAAGAGGACAAAGAACGAAGAACAACTCTAGAACAAGAAAAGGTAAAAGAAAAACTGTTGCTAACAAGAAAAAAGCAACTAAATAA